The following are encoded together in the Bradyrhizobium genosp. L genome:
- a CDS encoding glutathione S-transferase family protein: protein MLKLYTAPGTCALASHIALAEAGAPYTIERLDFKVNQQNSPEYLKINPKGRVPTLVTDQGVLTETPAMLAYIAQTFPQAKLAPLDDAFAFAKLQSFNSYLCSTVHVCHAHKMRGARWATQETSFADMKSMIPKTMGACFNLIERDMLKGPWVMGDDYTVGDAYLYTLTLWLDGDGVDIATLPKVKAHRAAMESRPAVQKVLAEQKA, encoded by the coding sequence ATGCTCAAGCTCTATACTGCGCCGGGCACCTGCGCGCTCGCCTCCCACATCGCGCTCGCCGAGGCCGGCGCGCCCTACACGATCGAGCGGCTCGACTTCAAGGTAAACCAGCAGAACAGCCCCGAATATCTCAAGATCAACCCGAAGGGACGCGTGCCGACGCTGGTGACCGATCAGGGCGTGCTGACCGAGACGCCGGCGATGCTGGCCTACATCGCGCAGACCTTTCCGCAAGCGAAGCTCGCGCCGCTCGACGACGCCTTCGCGTTCGCAAAACTGCAATCCTTCAATTCCTATCTCTGTTCGACCGTGCATGTCTGTCACGCCCACAAGATGCGCGGCGCGCGCTGGGCGACGCAGGAGACCTCGTTCGCCGACATGAAGTCGATGATCCCGAAGACCATGGGCGCCTGCTTCAACCTGATCGAGCGCGACATGTTGAAAGGGCCGTGGGTGATGGGCGACGACTACACGGTCGGCGACGCCTATCTCTACACGCTGACGTTGTGGCTCGACGGCGACGGCGTCGACATCGCGACCCTGCCGAAGGTGAAGGCGCATCGCGCGGCGATGGAAAGCCGCCCGGCGGTGCAGAAGGTGCTTGCAGAGCAGAAGGCGTAA
- a CDS encoding LysR family transcriptional regulator: protein MNFSSLDLNLLVALDALLKEANVSRAALRLRLSQPATSHALQRLRDLVGDPLLVRNGARMELTPRALALRAPLAQALDQVRALFVPDDFDAARSDRHFRLMMPDLAVELLMPRLMEKVTLAAPNVTIDVVPWRGPAIFTAEFARTIDLVISIGNAFKGFHRQLLYTDSDALAVRRGHPAGAKLKTRETFLAARHVAVVIRGQNEDLIDTWLRSKGIERRIALVVPGYIEALHVTARTDLIAFVPRRLIAALSRQLSLVTVTPPLDPGLDEQHMFYPTRAQMDPGSIWLRRLMLDTGRELAKRKA, encoded by the coding sequence ATGAATTTCAGTTCGCTCGATCTCAATCTGCTGGTCGCGCTCGACGCGCTGCTGAAGGAAGCCAATGTCAGCCGCGCCGCATTGCGGCTGCGTCTGTCGCAGCCGGCGACCAGCCACGCACTGCAGCGCCTGCGGGACCTGGTCGGCGATCCGCTGCTGGTGCGCAACGGCGCGCGGATGGAATTGACGCCGCGGGCGCTTGCCTTGCGCGCACCGCTGGCGCAGGCGCTCGACCAGGTGCGCGCGCTGTTCGTACCTGACGATTTCGACGCCGCGCGCAGCGACCGGCACTTCCGGCTGATGATGCCGGATCTCGCGGTCGAACTGCTGATGCCGCGGCTGATGGAAAAGGTGACGCTCGCCGCGCCGAACGTCACCATCGACGTGGTACCGTGGCGGGGGCCTGCGATCTTCACGGCGGAGTTCGCCCGCACCATCGACCTCGTGATCTCGATCGGCAACGCCTTCAAGGGCTTTCATCGCCAGTTGCTGTATACCGACAGCGACGCGCTCGCGGTGCGGCGCGGCCATCCGGCGGGAGCCAAACTGAAGACGCGCGAGACGTTCCTCGCCGCGCGCCACGTCGCCGTGGTGATCCGCGGCCAGAACGAGGATCTGATCGACACCTGGCTGCGCAGCAAGGGCATCGAGCGCCGGATCGCGCTGGTGGTGCCCGGCTATATCGAGGCGCTGCACGTCACCGCGCGCACCGACCTCATAGCCTTCGTGCCGCGCCGGCTGATCGCAGCGCTGTCCAGGCAGTTGTCGCTGGTCACCGTGACCCCGCCGCTCGATCCCGGCCTCGACGAGCAGCACATGTTCTATCCGACACGCGCCCAGATGGACCCCGGCTCGATCTGGCTGCGCAGGCTGATGCTGGACACGGGTCGGGAGTTGGCGAAGCGGAAGGCTTAG
- a CDS encoding nuclear transport factor 2 family protein: protein MSAADNKKLVQEMFAIAGDPDPAVRETSLFMQKLADDATWTVTGQYSWSRTFTGKQSILKDLHGHVRSRLVERGRTIAHRFIADGDIVAVEAKGNNLTREGQRYDNDYCLVLRFEDGKIKEVREYCDSVLTEKALGPFPAAPARTAG from the coding sequence ATGAGCGCAGCCGACAACAAGAAACTGGTGCAGGAGATGTTTGCGATCGCGGGCGACCCCGATCCCGCGGTGCGCGAGACATCGCTGTTCATGCAGAAGCTCGCCGACGACGCGACCTGGACCGTGACCGGGCAGTATTCCTGGTCGCGCACCTTCACCGGCAAGCAATCGATCCTGAAGGACCTGCACGGCCATGTCCGCTCGCGCCTGGTCGAGCGCGGCCGCACCATCGCCCATCGCTTCATCGCCGACGGCGACATCGTCGCGGTCGAGGCCAAGGGCAACAACCTCACCAGGGAGGGCCAGCGCTACGACAACGACTATTGCCTGGTGCTGCGCTTCGAGGACGGCAAGATCAAGGAGGTGAGGGAATATTGCGACTCGGTGCTGACCGAGAAGGCGTTGGGGCCGTTTCCGGCGGCGCCGGCTCGGACAGCAGGCTAG
- a CDS encoding glutathione S-transferase family protein — protein sequence MIKFYFNGAPNPMKVALFLEESGLPFEAIPVDTRKGEQFAPDFLKVNPNGKVPAIDDDGIFVFDSNAILLYLAEEHGKFLPANTPANRAATLSWLMFIATGVGPYSGQAVHFKHFAPKDLDYAHNRYQYEAHRHYKILDDHLAKQRYMVGDAYSIVDMAFWGWVRMATFILGEDGFAKYPNVKRLLDEISARPAAARANALKDKHTFKAEMDEEARGIMFGHLKNKVA from the coding sequence ATGATCAAATTCTATTTCAACGGCGCGCCGAACCCGATGAAGGTGGCGCTGTTCCTCGAAGAGTCCGGCCTGCCTTTCGAGGCGATCCCGGTCGACACCCGGAAGGGCGAGCAGTTCGCGCCCGACTTCCTGAAGGTCAACCCGAACGGCAAGGTGCCGGCGATCGACGACGACGGCATCTTCGTGTTCGACAGCAACGCCATCCTGCTCTACCTCGCCGAGGAGCACGGCAAGTTCCTGCCGGCCAACACCCCGGCCAACCGGGCCGCGACCCTGTCCTGGCTGATGTTCATCGCGACCGGCGTCGGCCCATATTCCGGTCAGGCGGTGCACTTCAAGCATTTCGCGCCGAAGGACCTCGACTACGCGCATAACCGCTACCAGTACGAGGCGCATCGCCACTACAAGATCCTCGACGATCACCTCGCCAAGCAGCGCTACATGGTCGGCGACGCCTATTCGATCGTCGACATGGCATTCTGGGGCTGGGTACGGATGGCAACCTTCATCCTCGGCGAGGACGGCTTCGCGAAATATCCGAACGTGAAGCGGCTGCTCGACGAGATCTCGGCGCGCCCGGCCGCTGCGCGCGCCAACGCGCTGAAGGACAAGCACACCTTCAAGGCCGAGATGGACGAGGAGGCCCGCGGCATCATGTTCGGACACCTCAAGAACAAGGTGGCGTGA
- a CDS encoding site-specific DNA-methyltransferase, with the protein MVVSRRGASAKAPRTKFESAPSSRIVIGDCVAELSKLPAGSVDLVFADPPYNLQLKGELKRPDESHVDAVDDDWDKFTSFAAYDDFTRAWLLACRRVMKPSATLWVIGSYHNIFRVGAVMQDLGFWLLNDIVWRKSNPMPNFRGRRFTNAHETMIWAARDEKAKGYTFNYEALKAANEDVQARSDWLIPLCTGEERLKDGDGKKVHPTQKPEQLLARVLLSSSKPGDLVVDPFNGTGTTGAVAKRLGRSYIGFERDKTYAAAAEARIAAIEPLPEATLAPFMTAREAPRVAFSELIERGMILPGAKLVDAKKRHGALVRADGAVMLGDKVGSIHRMGAVAQGSEACNGWTFWHVETKTGLRLIDELRAEIRSGMVAG; encoded by the coding sequence ATGGTTGTGTCGCGTCGCGGGGCGTCTGCAAAGGCGCCCCGCACTAAATTTGAGAGTGCCCCGTCGAGCCGAATCGTCATTGGCGATTGCGTGGCCGAGTTGTCGAAGCTTCCGGCCGGCTCGGTCGACCTGGTGTTCGCAGATCCTCCCTATAATCTGCAGCTGAAGGGCGAACTGAAGCGTCCCGACGAATCGCATGTCGACGCCGTCGACGACGACTGGGACAAGTTCACCTCGTTCGCCGCCTACGACGATTTCACCCGCGCCTGGCTGCTCGCTTGCCGCCGCGTGATGAAGCCGTCGGCGACGCTGTGGGTGATCGGCTCCTATCACAACATCTTCCGCGTCGGCGCGGTGATGCAGGACCTCGGCTTCTGGCTGCTGAACGACATCGTGTGGCGCAAGTCGAACCCGATGCCGAACTTCCGCGGCCGCCGCTTCACCAACGCGCATGAGACCATGATCTGGGCCGCGCGCGACGAGAAGGCGAAGGGCTACACGTTCAATTACGAGGCGCTGAAGGCGGCCAATGAGGACGTGCAGGCGCGCTCCGACTGGCTGATCCCGCTGTGCACCGGCGAAGAGCGTCTCAAGGACGGCGACGGCAAGAAGGTGCATCCGACGCAGAAGCCCGAACAGCTTCTGGCGCGCGTGTTGCTGTCATCGTCGAAGCCCGGCGATCTCGTGGTCGATCCGTTCAACGGTACCGGCACGACCGGTGCGGTGGCCAAGCGTCTCGGCCGCAGCTATATCGGCTTCGAGCGCGACAAGACCTATGCGGCTGCCGCCGAAGCACGGATCGCCGCGATCGAGCCGCTGCCCGAAGCGACGCTGGCGCCGTTCATGACCGCGCGCGAGGCGCCTCGCGTCGCGTTCTCCGAACTGATCGAGCGCGGCATGATCCTGCCCGGCGCAAAGCTGGTCGACGCCAAGAAGCGCCATGGCGCGCTGGTCCGCGCCGATGGTGCCGTCATGCTCGGCGACAAGGTCGGCTCGATCCATCGCATGGGCGCGGTCGCGCAGGGGTCCGAAGCCTGCAATGGCTGGACTTTCTGGCACGTCGAGACCAAGACCGGCCTCAGGCTGATCGACGAGCTGCGCGCCGAGATCCGCTCCGGGATGGTTGCGGGCTGA
- the ypfJ gene encoding KPN_02809 family neutral zinc metallopeptidase has translation MRYDDFRRSDDIEDRRDDSGGGGGGGFGLPMGGGGGLGIGTVIVLGLIGYAFGIDPRVLIGGAEILTGGGQSSTYQTDRQASGGQVKRGAPTDEMGSMISGILGEIDDRWSEIFQASGQSYTGPKVVLFRNVTNGGRCGRAESAMGPFYCPPDKTIFLDTGFFREVETRFRGCSGNACKFTAAYIIAHEAGHHVQNLLGILPRVTRLQQQAGSKAESNALQVRVELQADCLSGVWVNREERKRPGFLEAGDIDAALTTANAIGDDTLQRQATGRVVPDSFTHGSAAQRKQWFMTGYQQGTVQACNTFGNNG, from the coding sequence ATGCGCTATGATGACTTCCGCCGCAGCGACGACATCGAGGACCGTCGCGACGACAGTGGAGGCGGTGGTGGTGGCGGCTTCGGCCTTCCGATGGGCGGCGGTGGCGGGCTCGGCATCGGCACCGTCATCGTGCTCGGCCTGATCGGCTATGCCTTCGGCATCGACCCGCGCGTGCTGATCGGCGGCGCCGAGATCCTGACCGGTGGTGGCCAGTCGTCGACCTACCAGACCGACCGCCAGGCGTCGGGCGGCCAGGTCAAGCGCGGCGCGCCGACCGACGAGATGGGCTCCATGATCTCGGGCATCCTGGGTGAGATCGACGATCGCTGGAGCGAGATCTTCCAGGCCTCCGGCCAGAGCTACACCGGTCCGAAGGTGGTGCTGTTCCGCAACGTCACCAATGGCGGCCGTTGCGGCAGGGCGGAATCGGCGATGGGGCCGTTCTACTGTCCGCCGGACAAGACCATCTTCCTCGACACCGGTTTCTTCCGCGAGGTCGAGACCCGCTTCCGCGGCTGCTCGGGCAACGCCTGCAAGTTCACCGCGGCCTATATCATCGCGCATGAGGCGGGCCATCACGTGCAGAACCTGCTCGGCATCCTGCCGCGCGTGACGCGGCTGCAGCAGCAGGCCGGCAGCAAGGCCGAGTCCAACGCCTTGCAGGTCCGGGTCGAGTTGCAGGCCGACTGCCTGTCCGGCGTCTGGGTCAACCGCGAGGAAAGGAAGCGGCCCGGCTTCCTCGAAGCCGGCGACATCGACGCCGCGCTGACCACCGCGAATGCGATCGGCGACGACACGCTGCAACGCCAGGCCACCGGCAGGGTGGTGCCCGACTCCTTCACCCACGGCTCCGCCGCGCAGCGCAAGCAATGGTTCATGACCGGCTACCAGCAGGGCACCGTGCAGGCGTGCAATACGTTCGGGAATAACGGTTGA
- the moaB gene encoding molybdenum cofactor biosynthesis protein B, which translates to MSSIDESKTFIPLSIAVLTISDSRTLADDKSGTTLADRLTAAGHKLAAREIVTDDVEAIRDVIRRWIADPGIDAVITTGGTGFTGRDVTPEAVEPLFEKRMDGFSIAFHMLSHAKIGASTIQSRAAAGVVGATFIFCLPGSPGACRDGWDGILAAQLDYRTQPCNFVEIMPRLDEHLRRPKAKGASA; encoded by the coding sequence ATGTCCTCGATCGACGAATCCAAAACCTTCATCCCGCTCAGCATCGCGGTGCTGACGATCTCCGACAGCCGCACGCTGGCGGATGACAAGTCGGGCACCACGCTCGCCGACCGCCTCACCGCCGCCGGTCACAAGCTTGCCGCGCGCGAGATCGTCACCGACGATGTCGAGGCGATTCGTGATGTGATCCGGCGCTGGATCGCCGATCCGGGTATCGATGCCGTCATCACCACCGGCGGCACCGGCTTCACCGGCCGCGACGTGACGCCGGAGGCGGTCGAGCCGTTGTTCGAGAAGCGGATGGACGGTTTCTCGATCGCCTTCCACATGCTGAGCCACGCCAAGATCGGGGCATCGACGATCCAGAGCCGCGCCGCCGCGGGCGTCGTCGGCGCGACCTTCATCTTCTGCCTGCCCGGCTCGCCCGGCGCCTGCCGCGACGGCTGGGACGGCATTCTGGCCGCGCAGCTCGACTACCGCACGCAGCCCTGCAATTTCGTCGAGATCATGCCGCGGCTCGACGAGCATCTGCGCCGCCCGAAGGCGAAGGGGGCGAGCGCGTAA
- a CDS encoding bifunctional helix-turn-helix transcriptional regulator/GNAT family N-acetyltransferase: MTDSNDQVAAVRGFNRFYTRKLGVLDQHLLQSPFSLSEARVLYELAHREDAAARDLGIELGLDAGYLSRIVQKLDDDGLIARKPLPSDRRQIRLNLTAKGRQAFAKLDRASHDEVAAMLDNLDGESRAAVVQAMGTIERVLAPPTEKPAGFLLRSHRVGDIGWVISRQGRAYAEEYGWNISYEALVAEICAQFIRSFDPAREHCWIAEVDGEPAGSIFLVDGGDGVAKLRLLLVEEKARGLGVGKALVEQCIRGARERGYKTMTLWTQSILLAARGIYARTGFRRVKEERHHSFGVDLVGETWEMEL; encoded by the coding sequence ATGACTGACAGCAACGACCAGGTCGCCGCCGTGCGCGGCTTCAACCGCTTCTATACCCGCAAGCTCGGCGTGCTCGACCAGCATCTGTTGCAGAGCCCGTTCTCGCTGAGCGAGGCGCGGGTGCTGTACGAGCTCGCCCATCGCGAGGACGCGGCGGCACGGGATCTCGGCATCGAGCTCGGCCTCGATGCCGGCTATCTCAGCCGCATCGTTCAGAAGCTCGACGACGACGGGCTGATCGCCCGCAAGCCGCTGCCGAGCGACCGCCGGCAGATCCGGCTCAACCTCACCGCCAAGGGACGGCAGGCGTTTGCCAAGCTCGATCGCGCCTCGCACGACGAGGTCGCGGCGATGCTGGACAACCTCGACGGCGAAAGCCGTGCTGCCGTGGTCCAGGCCATGGGCACGATCGAGCGGGTGCTGGCGCCACCGACGGAAAAGCCGGCCGGCTTCCTGCTGCGCAGCCACAGGGTCGGCGACATCGGCTGGGTGATCTCGCGGCAGGGCCGCGCCTATGCGGAGGAGTATGGCTGGAACATCAGCTATGAGGCGCTGGTCGCCGAGATCTGCGCGCAATTCATCCGCTCGTTCGATCCGGCGCGCGAGCATTGCTGGATCGCCGAGGTCGACGGCGAGCCGGCCGGCTCGATCTTCCTCGTCGACGGCGGCGACGGCGTTGCAAAACTGCGCCTGCTGCTGGTGGAGGAGAAGGCGCGCGGGCTCGGCGTCGGCAAGGCGCTGGTCGAGCAATGCATTCGCGGCGCACGCGAGCGGGGCTACAAGACGATGACGCTGTGGACCCAGAGCATCCTGCTCGCCGCGCGCGGCATCTACGCCCGCACCGGCTTCCGCCGTGTCAAGGAAGAGCGGCACCACAGCTTCGGCGTCGATCTGGTCGGCGAGACCTGGGAGATGGAGCTATGA
- a CDS encoding glycosyltransferase, which translates to MLSVIIPTDGVERSAVATLAALVPGAAAGVIREVLLVDRTNTDVIERVADVAGCRFVRFEGSRAAALAAGAKQARSPWLMFLHPGAVLDPGWIEETTQFIQMVAASGKDRAGIFRYARSPYNDPGLRDGLKFVARMIAGPSAEQGLLIAREHYDRLGGYRPDAPRSEARLLRRLGRSSRTMLRSRIMVA; encoded by the coding sequence ATGCTGAGCGTGATCATTCCAACCGACGGGGTCGAACGCAGCGCGGTCGCGACGCTGGCGGCGCTGGTGCCGGGCGCGGCGGCGGGCGTGATCCGCGAGGTGCTGCTGGTCGACCGCACCAATACCGACGTGATCGAGCGGGTCGCCGACGTCGCCGGTTGCCGCTTCGTGCGGTTCGAGGGCAGCCGTGCCGCAGCGCTGGCGGCGGGCGCAAAGCAGGCCCGTTCGCCCTGGCTGATGTTCCTGCATCCGGGCGCGGTGCTCGATCCGGGCTGGATCGAGGAGACCACCCAATTCATCCAGATGGTCGCAGCCAGCGGCAAGGACCGCGCCGGCATCTTCCGCTACGCCCGCTCGCCCTACAACGATCCCGGCCTGCGCGACGGCCTCAAATTCGTCGCCCGGATGATCGCGGGGCCCTCGGCCGAGCAGGGCCTCCTGATCGCGCGCGAGCATTACGACCGGCTCGGCGGCTACCGGCCGGATGCGCCCCGCTCAGAGGCCCGGCTGTTGCGCCGGCTCGGCCGCTCCTCCCGCACCATGCTGCGCAGCCGGATCATGGTCGCGTAG
- a CDS encoding PA0069 family radical SAM protein, whose amino-acid sequence MSRASSHALRHPPATAPSDNPAGAPSPVPAPVPAPFPELAVAIERERRRGRGAESNASGRYEAEARVAFDDGWQSLEDLPPFQTTVALDTSRKVITRNESPDIGFDRSINPYRGCEHGCVYCFARPTHAYLGLSPGLDFESKLFAKPDAPELLEKELAAPGYEARMIAIGTNTDPYQPIERERKIMRGILEVLERAGHPVGIVTKSALVVRDIDILARMAKRNLAKVALSVTTLDPKLARTMEPRASTPPKRLEAIKRLADAGIPTTVMVAPVIPALNDSEIERILDAAAHAGAKEASYVLLRLPLEVRHLFREWLMSNYPDRYRHVFTLIRDMRGGRDYDSQWGTRMKGTGPMAWMIGRRFEIACEKLGLNKRRTKLTTDHFAKPKRNGQQLSLF is encoded by the coding sequence ATGAGCAGAGCATCCTCTCATGCCCTCAGGCACCCGCCGGCAACGGCGCCCTCCGATAACCCGGCGGGTGCCCCTTCCCCTGTTCCCGCCCCTGTTCCTGCCCCTTTTCCCGAGCTTGCGGTCGCGATCGAGCGCGAGCGGCGGCGCGGCCGCGGCGCGGAGTCCAACGCCTCGGGTCGCTACGAGGCCGAGGCGCGCGTTGCCTTCGACGACGGCTGGCAGAGCCTGGAAGACCTGCCGCCGTTCCAGACCACGGTGGCGCTCGACACCTCGCGCAAGGTGATCACCCGCAACGAGTCGCCCGATATCGGCTTCGACCGCTCGATCAATCCCTATCGCGGCTGCGAGCACGGCTGCGTCTACTGCTTCGCGCGACCGACCCATGCCTATCTCGGCCTGTCGCCGGGGCTTGACTTCGAGTCCAAGCTGTTCGCGAAGCCCGACGCGCCCGAGTTGCTGGAGAAGGAGCTCGCCGCGCCCGGCTACGAGGCGCGGATGATCGCGATCGGTACCAACACCGATCCCTATCAGCCGATCGAGCGCGAACGGAAGATCATGCGCGGCATTCTCGAGGTGCTGGAGCGCGCCGGCCATCCGGTCGGCATCGTCACCAAATCGGCGCTGGTGGTGCGCGACATCGATATTCTGGCGCGGATGGCCAAGCGCAATTTGGCCAAGGTCGCGCTCTCGGTGACGACGCTCGATCCGAAGCTCGCCCGCACCATGGAGCCGCGCGCGTCGACGCCGCCGAAGCGGCTCGAGGCGATCAAGCGGCTCGCGGACGCCGGCATCCCGACCACCGTGATGGTCGCGCCCGTGATCCCGGCGCTGAACGATTCCGAGATCGAGCGCATCCTCGATGCGGCGGCCCATGCCGGCGCAAAGGAGGCGAGCTATGTGCTGCTGCGGCTGCCGCTCGAGGTCCGCCACCTCTTTCGCGAATGGCTGATGTCGAATTATCCCGACCGCTACCGCCACGTCTTTACGCTGATCCGCGACATGCGCGGCGGCCGCGACTACGACTCGCAATGGGGCACGCGGATGAAGGGCACCGGCCCGATGGCCTGGATGATCGGCCGCCGCTTCGAGATCGCCTGCGAGAAGCTCGGCCTGAACAAGCGCCGCACCAAGCTCACCACCGACCATTTCGCCAAGCCGAAGCGCAATGGGCAGCAGTTGAGTTTGTTCTAG
- a CDS encoding VOC family protein, whose amino-acid sequence MSNTPTPRFTVLTLGVSDMRASIAFYEALGFTRKMRATGEEVAFFETGATVLGLFPWHLLAADAAMPDQPRPTTFRGVSIAWNCRDDAEVDTVMAFALSKGAKLLNPAQPTSYGGYCGYFADPDGHAWEVVRAPGFEVRDDRRVSIPD is encoded by the coding sequence ATGAGTAACACCCCGACCCCACGCTTCACCGTGCTCACCCTCGGCGTCAGCGACATGCGTGCCAGCATCGCGTTCTACGAAGCGCTCGGCTTCACCAGGAAGATGCGCGCGACCGGCGAGGAGGTCGCCTTCTTCGAGACCGGTGCCACCGTGCTCGGCCTGTTCCCGTGGCATCTGCTCGCGGCGGATGCCGCAATGCCCGATCAGCCGCGGCCGACCACGTTCCGCGGCGTGTCGATCGCCTGGAACTGTCGCGACGATGCCGAGGTCGATACCGTCATGGCCTTCGCACTCTCGAAGGGAGCGAAGCTGCTGAACCCGGCGCAGCCGACCAGCTATGGCGGCTATTGCGGCTATTTCGCCGATCCCGACGGCCACGCCTGGGAAGTGGTCCGCGCGCCGGGCTTTGAGGTCCGCGATGACCGGCGGGTGTCGATTCCGGATTAG
- a CDS encoding ribonuclease HII — MIRDKSKNASKSEKTPTELAKPAKRIVVRPSFRRERVLIKRGVWPIAGCDEAGRGPLAGPVVAAAVVLDPARIPKGIDDSKRLTAERREELFEEICATAAFSVAVASPARIDRDNILRASLWALARAVHALPEMPKHVFVDGRDKLATPCDCEAVIGGDGLVVSIAAASIIAKVTRDRLMCALALDCPGYGFEQHKGYAVPEHLEALDRLGPSTHHRSFFAPVVAARLKHFPVLAVPDLFTADVESEAAA; from the coding sequence ATGATTCGGGACAAGTCCAAGAACGCCTCCAAGAGCGAGAAAACGCCGACTGAGCTGGCCAAGCCTGCGAAGCGCATCGTGGTGCGGCCGAGCTTTCGGCGCGAGCGCGTGCTGATCAAGCGCGGGGTCTGGCCGATCGCCGGCTGCGACGAGGCCGGGCGTGGGCCGCTGGCCGGGCCGGTGGTCGCGGCCGCCGTGGTGCTCGATCCTGCCCGGATCCCAAAAGGCATCGACGATTCCAAGCGGCTGACCGCCGAACGCCGCGAGGAATTGTTCGAGGAGATCTGCGCCACCGCAGCGTTCTCGGTCGCGGTCGCCTCGCCGGCGCGAATCGATCGCGACAACATCCTCCGCGCCTCGCTGTGGGCGCTGGCGCGTGCGGTGCATGCGCTGCCCGAGATGCCGAAGCACGTCTTCGTCGACGGCCGCGACAAGCTCGCCACGCCCTGCGATTGCGAGGCGGTGATCGGCGGCGACGGCCTTGTGGTGTCGATCGCGGCCGCCTCGATCATCGCGAAAGTGACGCGCGACCGCCTGATGTGCGCCCTGGCACTGGATTGCCCCGGCTACGGTTTCGAGCAGCACAAGGGCTACGCCGTCCCCGAGCATCTCGAGGCACTGGACCGCCTCGGCCCCAGCACCCACCACCGCAGCTTCTTCGCCCCCGTCGTCGCCGCGCGGCTGAAGCATTTTCCGGTGCTGGCCGTGCCCGACCTGTTCACGGCGGATGTGGAAAGCGAAGCGGCGGCGTAG